The window CTGAACTTATGCATTCCCTCTTTAACCATAATGACGTGAAAGTTTCCTGGATAATATCCCTGGCGTCATCCTCATCTCTTAGCATCTTCAGTGCATGCATATACATCACTGTCCAGTAACGCCTATAAATTTCGGCAAAAGCATCCCTATCGCCGTTTTTTAACAGCGCTATCAGCTCCTGGTCAATAAGCATCCGTTTAGAGGACATAACTGGTTTAATTAACGAATGTAATGCATTTTTTACAAAAATTGCAATAGCTGTGAAACCGTTATGATCTTGGCCATTATTTTTAAGAATACTCTTTTTTGCAGCTCCAACGGCGTACAATTCATCTGTTTTCATAAATACCTGGCTTAAAGCGACAAGTAGCGCTATGTAGCCAGGTTACAAATGAGGCCGGAAACATATATTTCCGTTAAAATAAAATGGGGGGGGGGAAAATTAAGGCCGTGATATTATTCAAAATCTGCTGCAATGGTTGTTGATTTCCATTGTTCCAATTCTGCAGACATGGCGGCAAGCTTTTCTGAGGCCCGGTTATAGGCATCATTTCCCAGAAACAGATGTATTGGTGGCTCGGGACTTTCGGCCAGTTCAATAAATATCTCTGCGGCGCGACCGGGGTCGCCGGCCTGCTGCCCGTTCATGGATAGGTAACGATCCTGGGCGTTTCTTACGGCTTCATAACCTTCAATTTTGCTGGTAGTAAGGGCAAGTGAGTTTTTGGTTAAAAAGCCTGTACGGAAACCCGAAGGCTCGGCCACAGTAACCTTAATTCCAAATTCTTTTACATCCAACGCAATTACTTCCGAAAAAGCAGCCACAGCAGCTTTGGTAGCCGAATAAACCGACCAGCCAGGAGCACCCACAAGACCAGCCACCGAACCAATGTTTATAATGTAGCCTGATTTTTGACTACGCATTACCGGCAGTACCGCCCGCACCACATTTATGGTTGCCAGCACGTTAACACTAAAAATATTACGGATCTCCTGTTCGGCTATTTCTTCCACTGTTCCTGCCATTCCGTAGCCGGCATTGTTAACTACTACATCAATCCGCCCGAATGCTGCCAGTGTTTGCTGTATAGATTCATCAATACAATCCGGGTTATTCAAATCGACAGCCAGTGCAAGAAAACGCTCGCTGTCTACCAACCCAACGGCCTGGTTTAATGCCCTGGCATCGCGCGAACTTGCGGCAACGCGGTAGCCGCGATCAAGCAGCTTTTTTACCAAGGTTAACCCCAATCCCTGGGAGGCCCCGGTTACATACCATACTTTTGAAGTGTTCATGATATTATGCTTTTAAATGGTCAAAATATGCTGTGGTTTCTTCGATTACAGCCCCCATCAGTTCAGCGGCTTTTGTATGTTTCAGCACCGGCGCTATCTGCCCGCCCCAGAACAGGATCATATCCCATTTTTCCTGATCTATGGCAGCTTTCCGTAAATGCGACATAAACTGTGTTTGCAGCGGGAAGGGAAGAAAGCCGTTTTCCTTATGCACCAGCTCTTTTGCAATGCGGCTGGTTATGCCCCTGCCCAATCTACCGGTAAATGCCCGCGATAACGTGGTGTACTTAGCCGCATCCGAAAACAACATTTGCCGGTGAACGGCTGTAGCATTCGACTCATCCGTTGCCAGGAAGGCAGTACCAATTTGCACGGCATCTGCGCCAAGTGCTAACGCCGCGGCAACACCTTTTCCGTTGGCAATGCCACCTGCCGCTATAACCGGGGTTTTTACCTTTTCCTTAATCAGCTGAAGCAATACAAAAGTCCCTATGGTAGATGATTCTGCCGATGCCAGGAATGACGGCCGGTGTCCGCCGGCCTCAAAGCCCGAAGCGATAATCAAATCAACCCCGGCTGATTCCAGTACTATGGCTTCGTCAAGCGTAGTTGCCGCGCCTACGGTAACAATGCCCAGCCGGCGGCATTGTTCAAGGATATCGGCAGATGGGATGCCAAACATAAAGCTGAATACCGGCGGTCTTTGGTGCAGGATAACCTCTACCTGGTTTTCAAAACGTGATGTAAACACCGCAGGCTTTTGGGGCAGGGGAATTCCCAACTCATCAAAATAAGGTTTAAATAAAGTTTGAGACTGTTTAAACTGCTCGTCCGATACTGTACCATCCACGGCATCTGTATCCGAAACCCATAAATTAATATTGTAAGGCTTATTGGTTGCTGCTTTAATCTGCTTATCTACCTCAACTATCTCCTGCGGGCTTAACGTATAAGCCCCATAACCACCAAGCCCTCCGGCGTTAGATACCGTTGTTACCAGCTCAACAGATGACAAGTTGCCACCGAACGGCCCTTGCAGGATAGGATACTGAATGCCCAGTATTTGAGATGCTTTTGTTTGATACCACATAACTTTATAATTTATTCCGCCACATCGCTAATCATTTTATTAACGATCAGCCAGCGGTTATCTATTTTATGAAACGACAGGAACTCATCATAATTAAAATCGTACATTTTTACGTGTACCATGGCTAAGGCTATAGAGTTAACTACATTGATAGAAATAATTGTCCCCTTAAAAGGCTTGCCAGAATCTTTGGGGCTTTGGCGGTGAGCAACACCATCAAGGTACTCATCGAGCGTTTTGGCATATGGCTGACCTTTAACATCGCCGAACAATAAAGTGCCGGGATGGTAAATCGGCTTCAGGGTATTAATATTACCTTCATAGATACCCTTGAAGTAGTAATTTTCCAGCACCTGGGTGATGGCTGATGAATCTTGCTGATTAGTTTCCATTTTCTTTAAATTTTGTGCTTTTAATGCCAGCAATGTGCATGACAAAAAAGCTGTGAATAAAAGCGTTTTCAAATTAATTAAGATGGTGCCCGGCTCCCAAGCCACCATCTACGTTGATAATGGCACCGCTAATAAAGTTGCTCCTGGCAATCGTGTAAACCATTTCGGCAATGTCTTCCACTTCGCCAACGCGGTTTAGCAAATGTAAACCTGCAGTTTGGTCGGCATTTTCGCCGTGCATCGGGGTACGGATTGTGCCGGGCGCAACTGTATTTACCCTAATGTTATCTTTACCAAACTCGGCCGCCAGTTGGATAGTAAGTGCATGTATTGCGCCTTTTGATGCCATTTGTGCTGTAATGGGTACCCCGCCAAGGCTGTGGTTAACCAGGGGTGTACCAATATTGATAACTACGCCATCATGCTGTTCCCGCATTTGCGGAATAATGGCCTGGGTTGTAAAGTAAGTTCCTTTAAGGTTTGTATTCAAAAAGCGGTCAAGATAGGCTTCATCCACTTCAAGGAAGGGTTTGGTTTCAAAAATACCGGCATTGTTTACCAGTACATCGGCCGAACCAAATCTTTCAATGGCAGTTGCTAAAAGCTGTTCACCGGTTCTTTTATCACTTACATCGCCGGCCACCATGGCCAGATTTTCACCACCGCCCAATTCCTGGTAAACCTGCTCCAGCTTAGTGGCTGTTGATGAATTGATGATTACATTGTCGCCCTTTGCTAAAAAGTGGCGGGCTATTTCTTTACCGATACCAGATGAGGCGCCGGTAACTATTATGGTTTGCTTCTTCATTATCTTATTTTCTATCAGCGGTAATACCTTTTTCTCTTAACACAGATACCTGTTCTCCATTATGTCCCCAGTCGTCCAAATCATATTCCTGGATCACCACGAAGGTTAGTTGCGGGTCTTTATTCAACACATCACTCAACAGGTCGGTAACGCCTTTAATCAGTCTCTGTTTTTGTTCTCTTGTAACTCCTTCGCGGGTTACTTCAATTTTTACGTATGGCATGGCTTTAATTTTTATGCAAAAGCTGCTTATCAGGCAGCTTTTGCGGTTACAGTTACATTCAGTTCAAAATCATTATAAATCAAGGTGTCGCCCAGGTCTTTGAAGAAATTACCTGAACGGAATTTCATTGCATATTTAGTACGATCAATTACCAACCTGCCTGTTGCAGTAAGCTGACCATTGTTAACACTGACAGCGGCATCAAAACCAACAGGATGGGTGATGCCTTTAATGGTCAGGTCGCCCTCAACATGGTTGCCTGAAACTGAAGTGATATGCAAAGTTGCTTCGGGATATTTTTCAATTGAAAAAAAATCATCAGAAGCAAGGTGGCCTGCAAACTGCGCATTTGTTGCAGGGTCGGTTACATCCAATATTTTGATAGATGTGGTATCGATAGTGAATTTACCTCCGGCAAGTTTGCCGTCGTTTAAAATAAATTCACCTTCTTTAACGGCTATGGTACCATTGTGTGCCCCGGTTACCTTACGGCCCACCCAATCAATATTGCTTTGAGTGCTTACGATTTCAAATTTTTGAGTTTCCATTTTATTTGTGTTTTTAATTACACAACAAAGTACGGCAGGAAATTTCAGGGGCACGTGTGACCTACATCACATTTAAAATGAATAGATATTTATGTGATGTACATCACTTTCAGGTGTTATAAAGCCGGCTAAGGGTTTCTCTCGAGACGCCTAAGTATGCTGCAATCAGGTTTTTAGGGACAATATTATAAAGCTCAGGATAAAGCTTCAAAAGTTCTTCATACCTGTATTTCACATTGTTATTCATGAAAGATAAGAGCCTTTTTTGGGCAGCTACATATCCTTTATTAGTTCTCCATCTAAAAAAATGTTCGGCATTGTGGAGTTCATTGCATAACTTCTCCCTATCATCATTGCTTAGGGAAAGCACCTCCGTATCGGTAATACAATCTACATTGATGGTGGCCTTTGTATTATTATATAACGCGTTATAATCTGATGCCCACCAGGTGGGCATGGCAAATTGCAGGATAAACATTTTGAGATCATCGTTGATAAAGAAGGATTTTAAACAACCGGAGAGCACAAAATATTCGCAATCTACCTTATCACCTTCGGTAATAAGTGCCTGTCCTTTTTGAAAACGCTGTTGTTTAAAATGCGAAAAGAAATAGTCGAACTGCTCGTCGGTCAACGTGGCTATTTTAGCTACGTGAGCTTTTAATATTTCTTTGGCTTCCATTGGCAGTTATAACTGATACGCTGACAATTTAAAGTTAGGAATTAATTATAAATTCCTGGCCGGCGAGCAATATGAGGGCACCAAAAACATATCTTAAAAAGCACTTCCGCACTCCAGGCCGCCGATAACCGAGTTTTGGAATTACTCGATTTTCTTCTTATTCATAACTATAAAGCTTAATACGCTGAATGCCATATTCGCCCGTCGGGATCCTGAGGTGCCGGCCCTGGTGATCTTCATCACCGTTTAAACGACGGCCTGCCTGCCATTTACCGTTAACAAAAGTGCCCTCATCAACACTTTTTATCCCCGCCCGCTGCGCCTGATTTTTGGGTTTAAAACTTATTACCAGCCCGGTGCCGCCTACGTAAAACTCATCTTTTGATAAAGCGATGATGATGCCACCGGTTAGTGGCCAGGTAGTTTCTCTGGCGTTTGGCGACCAGCCCAAGGTTAAATCGTGTGCAACGGTTAGTATATAATCGCCCATTTCCAATTTAACCGTATCCGCAGCCTTACTTAACAATACCCCTTCCATCAAACCTTGTTTTTTGGCTTTGCTAAGCTCGCCCGATAATTGGTTAATAATATCATAGCATTTACCCAACGATTCTGTTTCGGGTTTTTTGCCGGATTCAATAGAAAAAGGAGAAAAACCTAAGGCCTTGTAGTGGCCAATTGCATAAAACGCTTTTGCATCCACCCCTTCTTCAAAGCGGTGTTCGGGAATCAGCAAAGCGTTGTCCGGCCGGGTATAACGGTCGTTCCAATACTTAAAATTAGGGTTATAAAAATCGGGCGAAAGCAGGTCAACGGCCGGAGCGGCAGATTTCCAAATATCAATTAAATGCGGTAACGGCCCTCCGCTTGGGTATTGCCCCGGTTGTTTGCCCGGCGCATTGAGGGCAGCGTTTACATACATTGGCAGCGGATAAACGGCTTTACCCGCCCTGGCTACTTCATTGGCATAGCTGGCAAAATACCAGGCTATAAACATTTCATCGGTAGCCGCGCTTTTACCAAAAACAGTCTCCCAATCACCTGCTTTTTTATAGCCATTGCCCTCCCAGGCCTTTTGAATTTCGGGCACCAGTTTATCCCGATGCAAAGTCAAATAATTGATTAGCTTTTCCGGAACGGCATCGCTAAAAGCTGCATCGGCCGGCTTTGAATGATCGCGGGCACTGGGCAGCATACCTATTTCATTTTCTACCTGTATCATTACTACCGTGTGTTGCCGGCTATCTGTTTGTTTTAAGTGCTGCATAAGCGCGGTAAAAGCTTTACAATCGGCTTTCAATGCATTTTCAGAAAACGGCGTAATGATTTCCTCAGATCGGCCTTCGCTGCTTTGCACACGCGGAAACCGTTTTTGATCTGTTTTAACCCATGCGGGTGCGTAACAACTCATACTGTTTTTCCAGGTGCCAAACCAAAGTAATACCAGTTTAATTTGATGTTCCCTGGCGCTCTTTATCAGGTAATCAACCAGCATAAAATCAAATGTACCTTCCTTTGGCTCCATTAATTCCCAATATACCGGGGCTATCAAGGTATTCAGGTGCATTTTTTTGAGTTTGGGCCAAATAGGTTCCATGTACGCTGTACTTGAAGCGCTTGAGTTTCCTAATTCTCCGCCTGTCATCAATAAGGGCTTACCATTCACCAGCAATTCGGCATTATCACCCCAATATTTAATTTGCGGCATTGCAGGGCTGCTGTTTTGCGCATTGGTTTCAAACGCCATCAAGCAACACCAAATAAATGCTAAAACAACTGATTTCATAACGGTTGATTTACTTTAATGCTTAATCCCAATGATAAAACAAACAGTACCTTTAACGCCCAAACATCAAATGCTCCTGTTACTTGCCAGTGTATGCCCACTGCAGTGCCTTAAGCATTGTAACCGGCTTACCCGATAAATGGGTAACATTGTCAATAATGATGTGCTTAAAAACAAGCTTTTGGTAATTACGCTCATCAAGTAAGGCAACCAGTTGCTTATTTGGCACTACCTGCCCCGGCGTTTCAAGCCCGCCTACCTCAATAAAAACATTTACAGGCAAGCTTTTATGTTTGGCAAAATAGCTTTTTTCGATATCGAAAACGCTGCCGTTATCATAACCTAAAGCCGGACTGCCAATAAGAATGTTTTTAAACAGGGATGGCTGCATAAACAAGGTATACGTGGCAAACAAGCCGCCCATAGAATAGCCATACAAGGTACGGTTAGCAGTATCTGTTTTTAAATCCACATCAATAGTGGGGATAAGCTCTTTTTCAATAAAAGCTAAAAAAGCAGGTGCCCCGCCACTTTCGGGTGTTGCAGGGTTTTTTGTCGGCGTAAAATCGCGATTACGTTTATTACCCGGCGTACCAATTAAACCGCCATCGCCAATGGCTACCAATATTGGTTCGGGAATATGGTACTCCGCCATCAAAAGTCCAAGATATTCCAGCGAAGGCGAAAAATCATTATCCCCGTCAACAACATACAATACCGGGAATTTTCGCTTTGCAGTATCATAACCTGCCGGGTAATGGATATAAATATCGTAGTTATTACCCGCCAGCTTGGAGTGCATCTGCAGATGATTGGAGTTGGGTATGGTAACCAGCCTTGCCTGCTGTGCAAAGCCATACCCGCACAGGATACAGCACAACAACAAAGTGATTGATATAAATTTGAGCGCTTTCATAGCCACAGGTTTACAAAAAAGGATCAATGAGTTTAATTGAACCATCTGCATTATGCTGTAGCTCCGTCACCTTTACATTACGCAGGTGGGTTTTGCCCGATATTTGGGTATCATGGTAAAATATATACCATTTGCCTTTTATTTCGATAATGGAGTGATGGGTAGTCCACCCTTGTACAGGCTTCATAAACACGCCTTTGTAGGTAAATGGTCCAAGCGGTTTATCTCCTATTGCGTAGCAAAGTAGGTGTGTATCGCCGGTTGAGTAGGTAAAGTAATATTTACCGTTGTATTTGTGCATCCATGAGCCTTCAAAAAACCGGCGGTCATGATCCTTAGTTAATAACGGTTTGCCAAGGCTATCTAAAATAACAACATCCTTTACCGCGCCATCAAAGCTTTTCATATCAGGTTTTAACAGGGCTACACGGCAGCTGATGGCCGGGGCATCTTCCTGCTTCGAATCTGTTTTTGAACCATCGGCCTCATATTTTCCGGTCGACCAGCGCTGTAATTGCCCGCCCCAAATACCGCCAAAATACATATAGGTTTTACCATCGGTATCGGTAAATACAGCCGGATCAATGCTGTAGCTCCCGGCAATGGGTTCGGGCTCTGCCTTAAACGGCCCCACCGGGCTGGCCGATGTAGCTACGCCGATATGGAAAACGTCTTTTTTATCCTTTACCGGGAAGTATAAATAATAGGTGCCATTTTTATAAGCAGCATCCGGCGCCCAAAGCTGGCGGCCGGCCCAGGGAATATCTTTAATATCAAACCCAACGCCGTTATCAGTAACCTTGCCGCCAATGCTATCCATCGAAAGTATATGATAATCCTTCATGGCAAAATGATCGCCATTGTCATTTTCGGGGATGCCTGCGTTGATGTCATGTGATGGATAAATATAAATTTTACCGTTAAACACATGTGCTGATGGATCGGCCGTGTAAATGGTGCTGATAAGCGGTTGCGAAAGGAATTTTACCTTTTTGCCGGTATCTGCTTTGCTGCTGTCTGCATCGGCCGTTTTTTTAGCGGGCGGGTCGCATGCACTTAACATGCCTGCGGCTATAAAAAGCGTAGTAATTAATTTTGCGGTGGTAAATTGCTTGCTCATTGGCGTTTGATTTATGGTGATGATTAATTGGTCATGTAATTGTTGCCCCCGATACCCGGCACGTAGTAAAACTTCATCTCTTTATAGTACGATAGCGGATGCTCCGGCTTAGGATATCCGGCCCCGACAGGCATTTTTGAAAAGGCTTGAAAATATAAAACGCAGGCATCGCGCCAGGTAGTGGCTTCCGTTAGCTGAACTTTCATCAGCTGCTGTACCTGGTTAAAACGTTCCACATCTATTTTGCCCTGCATTTTATCCCATATTAAACCCATTTGCTTAACTGAATCGGCACCCATATAATAGTGGTAAACCAACTCGTCCCATAATGACCTGCCCGAACGCATTTTATAGGTCCAGCTTAAATGGTGGAACCATAAAAGGTATTCATCGGGGCAGGTTTGCAGGTTTTCCCAATGCAATTGTACCGGCTGTGCATATTGTGATAGCGCATTGCTGCCTGTGCCGGTACGGTTAAACCCAATGCCGGCCGAATCGGCCTTGTGGTAATAAGTAGCATTCCAATCGGGCCGGCCTGCGTTATCAACCCATGGGCCGGGGCCATAATGGGTAGATACACCCATGATATGATGCAGCCCCAATGGTGTCATATAATTAACCGTATTCTCCCTTGATTGCAGCATGACTTTTTTTATGGATGATACAAAGCCAGCATCATTGGTAAAAGTCATTTTTAGCCAATCGCCTGCAATAGCTGATGATGATTGATCGGGGTTCCAGGCCATCCGCCCAAAGGCGTACCAGTTGGCCTGGGCAAAGGGATGCCCGCACCAGTTTAAATCTGTGCCAATATTGGCCACGCCGGCCATACCTGTTATTAGTTTTTTATTGAAACTACCCTGGAGGATACGCGATACGGTTGAGCCCTTACCAGCCGTATACGTGTCTGATTGCAGGGTTTCGGCAAATAACGGCGCTTCGTAAACCAAATGTGTCGAAAAGCCAAGGTACTCCTGCGTTAGCTGGAATTCCATCATCAATGCGGTATTGGGCATAGCGCCAAACAGCGGATGGAAAGGTTCCCTCGGCTGGAAATCAATCGGCCCGTTTTTTACCTGGATGATTACATTATCTTTAAATTTCCCATCAAAGGGCTTAAATTCATTATATGCCTGTTTCGACCGGTCGTCGGGCACATTATTATCGTATACAAAAGCCCTCCACATCACAATGCCATGGTGCGGGGCCAGCGCATCGGCCAGCATGTTGGCGCCATCGGCATGGGTGCGGCCATAGGTTTGGGGCCCAGGCTGACCTTCGGAATTTGCCTTCACTAAAAAACCACCAAAATCGGGAATGTAACGGTAGATTTCGTCGATCTTATCTGCCCACCATTTTCTCACATCGTCATTTAGCGGATCGGCTGTTTTCAGATGACCTAACTCTACCGGGCTGCTGAATTTTACCGATAGATAAAGTTTAATGCCATATACCCTGAAAACATTGGCCAGCGCCTGAATTTTAGTTAAATATTGAGGCGAGAGTATTAGCGCGTCGGCATTTACATTGTTGATAACCGAGCCGTTGATGCCTACAGAGGCATTGGCACGCGCATAATCAATATACCGCTGGTCTATAATACCAGGCAGCCTATGCCAGTTCCAGATAGATGAACCTGCATAGCCACGCTCTACAGTACGGTTCAGGTTATCCCAATGATCAAGTACCCGGTACATTATACGCGGGCGATCTGCTATATTAAGTTTGTTGATAGGCTGCCGGGTTTGCAGCAGCTTTAAAAAATTAAAAACACCATACAGCACACCCACATCGGTTTTGGCTGTAATCAGGATACATTTTTTTTGATTAATCAGCGCTGTTTTTATAAGATATCCCTGGTTGCCTATGCTGTCCGGAACGATAACAGCCAGTCCTTTTAAGGATTGCGTTGTACCAATGATGATTGTTTGCCCGCCTGTTATGCTTTTAGTATCGGCAGGATGCATCGATAACATACCCTCCAACCCTTTTATCAGTTCAGCTTTGGCTGCCTTTAGCTGATCAGATTCCGCCGGAAAAATCATATACTTCAATTGCTGTTTATAAACCGCTGCAGCCGGCCGGTCGGCTATTTTGTTATACTCAAGCCAAAGTTTATAGCCCTCATCGGCACATGCGTTATTTACCATACCCAATAAAAGCATGATCAATAAACACATGTTCTTTTTTACAAAATATTTGGCCATGGCGTTAATATTTCAGCATTGGTAAAGTTTTTTACCCGGTTATAAACACAATAAAATGATGTATTAAAGTTTATGAAAGCACACGTGTTATACATGCCCTATCCACAATGGTTTACAATGATTTAAGCTTAATGCAATCGATTGCAAATATATAAACCTTTAATTATATTTAGCAATTCAAAACCAATTATTCAATTATTATTAAAATCATTCGGGTATTTATACCTATTCATCAATGGGCTGGTAAAACGCTTACTAACATGCGTCGCCATAAATAAAAAGCGGCCCAACTAAACCCGCCCGGGATATGGGCCCTATGGTTAACGGGCAAAAGAACATCACCTTGTTTTTACCGGGCATTGCACGCAGGAGGTGGCCCCTCCATCTTACCACCTGCCCGCGTTTTACGAATTAGGCACTGCTCAACCGCTCACTTAATCAACCCAATCAACCACTCACTACACCTCCCTTTACCCCCATCTCTAAACCGCGCAATTCGGCAAGGCCTTTAAGCCTGCCGATTACTGAATAACCGGGATAAGTGCTGTAATTGAAATCGTCCAATAACTTATGGCCATGATCTGGCCGCATAGGGATAGCAGCATCTAATCTGCCTGCATTTTTACGGGCTATTTGTTCGCTAATGATAGCCTTCATCACTGCATACATATCTACACTGCCTGCCAAATGTTCGGCTTCGTAAAAACTGCCATCGGGCAGCCTCTGCACGCTGCGCA is drawn from Mucilaginibacter ginsenosidivorax and contains these coding sequences:
- a CDS encoding glycoside hydrolase family 43 protein; this translates as MSKQFTTAKLITTLFIAAGMLSACDPPAKKTADADSSKADTGKKVKFLSQPLISTIYTADPSAHVFNGKIYIYPSHDINAGIPENDNGDHFAMKDYHILSMDSIGGKVTDNGVGFDIKDIPWAGRQLWAPDAAYKNGTYYLYFPVKDKKDVFHIGVATSASPVGPFKAEPEPIAGSYSIDPAVFTDTDGKTYMYFGGIWGGQLQRWSTGKYEADGSKTDSKQEDAPAISCRVALLKPDMKSFDGAVKDVVILDSLGKPLLTKDHDRRFFEGSWMHKYNGKYYFTYSTGDTHLLCYAIGDKPLGPFTYKGVFMKPVQGWTTHHSIIEIKGKWYIFYHDTQISGKTHLRNVKVTELQHNADGSIKLIDPFL
- a CDS encoding GH35 family beta-galactosidase, which translates into the protein MKSVVLAFIWCCLMAFETNAQNSSPAMPQIKYWGDNAELLVNGKPLLMTGGELGNSSASSTAYMEPIWPKLKKMHLNTLIAPVYWELMEPKEGTFDFMLVDYLIKSAREHQIKLVLLWFGTWKNSMSCYAPAWVKTDQKRFPRVQSSEGRSEEIITPFSENALKADCKAFTALMQHLKQTDSRQHTVVMIQVENEIGMLPSARDHSKPADAAFSDAVPEKLINYLTLHRDKLVPEIQKAWEGNGYKKAGDWETVFGKSAATDEMFIAWYFASYANEVARAGKAVYPLPMYVNAALNAPGKQPGQYPSGGPLPHLIDIWKSAAPAVDLLSPDFYNPNFKYWNDRYTRPDNALLIPEHRFEEGVDAKAFYAIGHYKALGFSPFSIESGKKPETESLGKCYDIINQLSGELSKAKKQGLMEGVLLSKAADTVKLEMGDYILTVAHDLTLGWSPNARETTWPLTGGIIIALSKDEFYVGGTGLVISFKPKNQAQRAGIKSVDEGTFVNGKWQAGRRLNGDEDHQGRHLRIPTGEYGIQRIKLYSYE
- a CDS encoding tautomerase family protein; amino-acid sequence: MPYVKIEVTREGVTREQKQRLIKGVTDLLSDVLNKDPQLTFVVIQEYDLDDWGHNGEQVSVLREKGITADRK
- a CDS encoding alpha-glucuronidase family glycosyl hydrolase, coding for MAKYFVKKNMCLLIMLLLGMVNNACADEGYKLWLEYNKIADRPAAAVYKQQLKYMIFPAESDQLKAAKAELIKGLEGMLSMHPADTKSITGGQTIIIGTTQSLKGLAVIVPDSIGNQGYLIKTALINQKKCILITAKTDVGVLYGVFNFLKLLQTRQPINKLNIADRPRIMYRVLDHWDNLNRTVERGYAGSSIWNWHRLPGIIDQRYIDYARANASVGINGSVINNVNADALILSPQYLTKIQALANVFRVYGIKLYLSVKFSSPVELGHLKTADPLNDDVRKWWADKIDEIYRYIPDFGGFLVKANSEGQPGPQTYGRTHADGANMLADALAPHHGIVMWRAFVYDNNVPDDRSKQAYNEFKPFDGKFKDNVIIQVKNGPIDFQPREPFHPLFGAMPNTALMMEFQLTQEYLGFSTHLVYEAPLFAETLQSDTYTAGKGSTVSRILQGSFNKKLITGMAGVANIGTDLNWCGHPFAQANWYAFGRMAWNPDQSSSAIAGDWLKMTFTNDAGFVSSIKKVMLQSRENTVNYMTPLGLHHIMGVSTHYGPGPWVDNAGRPDWNATYYHKADSAGIGFNRTGTGSNALSQYAQPVQLHWENLQTCPDEYLLWFHHLSWTYKMRSGRSLWDELVYHYYMGADSVKQMGLIWDKMQGKIDVERFNQVQQLMKVQLTEATTWRDACVLYFQAFSKMPVGAGYPKPEHPLSYYKEMKFYYVPGIGGNNYMTN
- a CDS encoding alpha/beta hydrolase, with product MKALKFISITLLLCCILCGYGFAQQARLVTIPNSNHLQMHSKLAGNNYDIYIHYPAGYDTAKRKFPVLYVVDGDNDFSPSLEYLGLLMAEYHIPEPILVAIGDGGLIGTPGNKRNRDFTPTKNPATPESGGAPAFLAFIEKELIPTIDVDLKTDTANRTLYGYSMGGLFATYTLFMQPSLFKNILIGSPALGYDNGSVFDIEKSYFAKHKSLPVNVFIEVGGLETPGQVVPNKQLVALLDERNYQKLVFKHIIIDNVTHLSGKPVTMLKALQWAYTGK
- a CDS encoding Crp/Fnr family transcriptional regulator, coding for MEAKEILKAHVAKIATLTDEQFDYFFSHFKQQRFQKGQALITEGDKVDCEYFVLSGCLKSFFINDDLKMFILQFAMPTWWASDYNALYNNTKATINVDCITDTEVLSLSNDDREKLCNELHNAEHFFRWRTNKGYVAAQKRLLSFMNNNVKYRYEELLKLYPELYNIVPKNLIAAYLGVSRETLSRLYNT
- a CDS encoding nuclear transport factor 2 family protein; translated protein: METNQQDSSAITQVLENYYFKGIYEGNINTLKPIYHPGTLLFGDVKGQPYAKTLDEYLDGVAHRQSPKDSGKPFKGTIISINVVNSIALAMVHVKMYDFNYDEFLSFHKIDNRWLIVNKMISDVAE
- a CDS encoding SDR family NAD(P)-dependent oxidoreductase is translated as MNTSKVWYVTGASQGLGLTLVKKLLDRGYRVAASSRDARALNQAVGLVDSERFLALAVDLNNPDCIDESIQQTLAAFGRIDVVVNNAGYGMAGTVEEIAEQEIRNIFSVNVLATINVVRAVLPVMRSQKSGYIINIGSVAGLVGAPGWSVYSATKAAVAAFSEVIALDVKEFGIKVTVAEPSGFRTGFLTKNSLALTTSKIEGYEAVRNAQDRYLSMNGQQAGDPGRAAEIFIELAESPEPPIHLFLGNDAYNRASEKLAAMSAELEQWKSTTIAADFE
- a CDS encoding NAD(P)H-dependent flavin oxidoreductase — its product is MWYQTKASQILGIQYPILQGPFGGNLSSVELVTTVSNAGGLGGYGAYTLSPQEIVEVDKQIKAATNKPYNINLWVSDTDAVDGTVSDEQFKQSQTLFKPYFDELGIPLPQKPAVFTSRFENQVEVILHQRPPVFSFMFGIPSADILEQCRRLGIVTVGAATTLDEAIVLESAGVDLIIASGFEAGGHRPSFLASAESSTIGTFVLLQLIKEKVKTPVIAAGGIANGKGVAAALALGADAVQIGTAFLATDESNATAVHRQMLFSDAAKYTTLSRAFTGRLGRGITSRIAKELVHKENGFLPFPLQTQFMSHLRKAAIDQEKWDMILFWGGQIAPVLKHTKAAELMGAVIEETTAYFDHLKA
- a CDS encoding YceI family protein, whose amino-acid sequence is METQKFEIVSTQSNIDWVGRKVTGAHNGTIAVKEGEFILNDGKLAGGKFTIDTTSIKILDVTDPATNAQFAGHLASDDFFSIEKYPEATLHITSVSGNHVEGDLTIKGITHPVGFDAAVSVNNGQLTATGRLVIDRTKYAMKFRSGNFFKDLGDTLIYNDFELNVTVTAKAA
- a CDS encoding SDR family NAD(P)-dependent oxidoreductase; the protein is MKKQTIIVTGASSGIGKEIARHFLAKGDNVIINSSTATKLEQVYQELGGGENLAMVAGDVSDKRTGEQLLATAIERFGSADVLVNNAGIFETKPFLEVDEAYLDRFLNTNLKGTYFTTQAIIPQMREQHDGVVINIGTPLVNHSLGGVPITAQMASKGAIHALTIQLAAEFGKDNIRVNTVAPGTIRTPMHGENADQTAGLHLLNRVGEVEDIAEMVYTIARSNFISGAIINVDGGLGAGHHLN